The Ochrobactrum sp. BTU1 genome includes a region encoding these proteins:
- a CDS encoding ImuA family protein, which yields MPQIAANPVIAELRTRIERLEGGQGRVRQVLPFGLAEIDAKLPGGGLALGNLHEVAGGGNGAVDGAAAALFTAGIAARTKGKILWLVTRSDLFMPAIAQAGLHPDRMVHLEAGDEKALLSCFEEGLRHGGLGAVVAETARLSMTASRRLQLAAENGGTIGIALRRWRRQSEAGDFGQPTASVTRWRVSVLPSAPLPVPGLDRARWLVELIRCRAGESADFEVEACDEQGRIALPSQVVYGSPEKELGRRFASR from the coding sequence AGGCGGACAAGGTCGTGTGCGTCAGGTTTTGCCGTTTGGCCTTGCGGAAATCGACGCCAAATTGCCAGGTGGTGGATTGGCATTGGGAAATTTGCATGAGGTGGCTGGCGGCGGCAATGGTGCTGTTGATGGGGCTGCGGCAGCCCTTTTTACGGCCGGCATCGCAGCGCGAACCAAGGGTAAAATCCTTTGGTTGGTAACGCGGAGCGATTTGTTCATGCCAGCGATCGCCCAAGCTGGGCTTCATCCTGACCGGATGGTGCATCTTGAAGCGGGCGACGAAAAGGCTCTTCTTTCATGTTTTGAAGAAGGCCTGCGTCATGGTGGGCTTGGTGCGGTGGTTGCAGAAACTGCGCGCCTGTCAATGACGGCGTCACGTCGACTGCAATTGGCTGCCGAGAACGGAGGAACGATCGGGATTGCATTGCGCCGCTGGCGACGGCAGTCGGAAGCTGGAGATTTCGGACAACCAACGGCCAGTGTCACACGTTGGCGCGTCTCCGTCCTCCCCTCCGCACCTTTGCCAGTTCCCGGTCTCGACCGTGCGCGCTGGCTTGTTGAACTTATTCGCTGTCGCGCAGGCGAGAGTGCTGATTTTGAAGTGGAAGCTTGCGATGAACAGGGTCGTATCGCTCTTCCTTCCCAGGTGGTCTACGGATCGCCTGAGAAGGAACTCGGGCGCCGTTTCGCTTCGCGTTGA
- a CDS encoding DNA polymerase Y family protein: MNRVVSLFLPRWSTDRLRRNSGAVSLRVEPPLVLIGRDGRRRVVTALDRQAEALGLRIGMLLTKAQALVPGLSVIDDNPRADAEGLQKLAQWALQRISPIVMADPPDGLVIDTTGADHLLGGEAAMLNAIIDRFAASGIQTRGAVADTWGVAHAAARFDPQSPKIIPIDGGQAYLAPLPIAALRLQSPIIADLRALGFESVGDLLSTPRAPLTLRFGPEVARRIDQALGHLAEPIAPTRLNEIIEARKVFAEPIGAAETIIRYMDKLAADLCKILEEKGLGTRRLDLLVHRVDNSRQAIRVGMAQPVRDAKRLTRLLSDKIGTIDPGFGIEIMELAAVIVEPLNGKQNIAALVDEPQHDIGNLVDLLANRVGENRLCRFTPVQSDVPERSVSKVAPLAPETGATWRNDWPRPSRLLPRPEPIETMALLPDNPPVWFTWRGVRRRVRHADGPERIRGEWWKRDAEMATVRDYFRVEDEAGERYWIFRSGDGERSDSGSQLWFLHGIFG; encoded by the coding sequence ATGAACAGGGTCGTATCGCTCTTCCTTCCCAGGTGGTCTACGGATCGCCTGAGAAGGAACTCGGGCGCCGTTTCGCTTCGCGTTGAACCGCCGCTGGTTCTTATCGGCCGCGATGGACGTCGTCGTGTTGTAACTGCCCTTGACCGGCAAGCCGAGGCATTGGGATTGCGTATTGGCATGCTGCTCACCAAGGCGCAGGCGCTGGTTCCTGGACTATCTGTCATTGACGATAATCCGCGTGCTGATGCAGAAGGACTGCAAAAGCTTGCACAATGGGCGCTGCAGCGTATTTCCCCTATCGTCATGGCGGACCCACCCGATGGATTGGTCATCGACACGACCGGAGCCGACCATCTTTTGGGTGGGGAGGCCGCTATGCTCAACGCAATTATTGATCGCTTCGCAGCGTCCGGCATCCAAACGCGAGGAGCTGTTGCGGACACGTGGGGGGTCGCCCATGCCGCAGCGCGGTTTGACCCGCAATCGCCGAAAATCATTCCGATTGACGGCGGTCAAGCCTATCTTGCGCCATTGCCGATAGCAGCTTTGCGCTTGCAATCGCCGATAATTGCAGACCTTCGTGCATTAGGGTTTGAAAGCGTCGGTGATTTGCTAAGCACCCCACGGGCACCATTGACCCTTCGCTTTGGTCCTGAGGTTGCACGTCGCATCGATCAAGCTTTGGGTCATTTAGCGGAACCAATTGCACCAACGCGCCTTAACGAAATCATCGAAGCGCGAAAGGTCTTTGCTGAACCAATCGGAGCGGCCGAAACGATTATCCGCTATATGGATAAACTTGCAGCAGACCTTTGCAAAATATTGGAGGAAAAAGGTTTAGGCACACGTCGCCTTGATCTGTTGGTGCATCGTGTCGACAACAGCCGACAGGCTATTCGTGTCGGCATGGCGCAACCTGTCCGCGATGCGAAGCGACTGACACGACTTCTTTCAGATAAGATCGGAACCATTGATCCCGGTTTCGGGATCGAAATCATGGAGCTTGCGGCTGTCATCGTCGAACCGCTCAACGGCAAGCAAAACATTGCTGCGCTGGTCGACGAGCCGCAACATGACATCGGCAATCTTGTCGATTTGCTGGCAAATCGGGTCGGCGAAAATCGCCTTTGCCGCTTCACTCCAGTGCAAAGCGATGTCCCGGAGCGCTCTGTGTCGAAAGTAGCCCCGCTTGCTCCTGAAACCGGGGCAACCTGGAGAAATGACTGGCCGCGGCCGTCACGCCTCTTGCCACGACCGGAACCCATCGAAACCATGGCGCTTCTGCCTGACAATCCACCCGTGTGGTTTACCTGGCGCGGGGTTCGACGGCGGGTACGTCATGCAGACGGCCCTGAGCGCATTCGGGGTGAATGGTGGAAAAGAGACGCAGAAATGGCGACGGTGCGGGATTATTTCCGCGTCGAAGATGAAGCAGGGGAGCGCTACTGGATCTTTCGTTCAGGCGATGGGGAGCGAAGTGACAGCGGTAGTCAGTTATGGTTCTTGCATGGGATATTTGGATGA
- a CDS encoding error-prone DNA polymerase — protein MSPIQYAELQTTSHFSFLCGASSCEELFAQAALMGIKALGIVDRNSLAGIVRAHRAAQDTGIRLVVGCRLDLKDATSLLIYPMDRAAYARLCRLLSLGKKRAGKGKCDLDWTDIEAYSEGLIAVLLPDAPDATCAMRLRRVNEIFEDRAYMALTLRRRPNDQLRLWRLAALAAAAKVSAVVTNDVLFHEPSRQLMQDVVTAIRHNTTVDELGYRRERFSDRYLKPPEEMHRLFSRYPEALAKTLEITERCKFSLDELTYQYPEERIFPELSPLEALEKLTWEGAAERYPEGLPEKVRDSLLHELRLIKKLDYAPYFLTVNSIVRFARSKGILCQGRGSAANSSVCYVLGVTGIDPDRNDLLFERFVSEERREPPDIDVDFEHERREEVIQWIYETYGRDRAALCSTVIRYRAKGALRDVGKALGLPEDLTKSLSSQVWGWSEGVEARHAEGLNLNLCDRRLRLALELSNQLVGTPRHLSQHPGGFVLTRDRLDELVPIEPAAMEDRAVIEWDKDDIDVLKFMKVDVLALGMLSCMRRAFDLLAQYKDIRLELASIPSEDPRTYAMIRRADTLGTFQIESRAQMAMLPRMKPRTFYDLVIEVAIVRPGPIQGDMVHPYLKRREGKEEIVYPRPELEAVLGKTLGVPLFQEQAMRVAIECAGFSAGEADMLRRAMATFKHTGGVSKFGEKLIEGMVANGYERDFATKTFKQLEGFGSYGFPESHAASFALIAYASSWIKCWHPDVFCAALLNAQPMGFYAPAQIVRDAQAHGVEIRPVCINASRWDTTLEPINGDESRFAVRLGLRMVKGLGNAQAARLIASRGDTPYASVDDLWRRAEIPASALNDLAEADAFRPSLGLQRRDVIWAMKALRDEPLPLFSAAAARERVIVTEQVEPAVPLRPMTAGSEVVADYSHVGLTLRQHPLAFLRSDLTRRRVSTCASANAMRDRSPVKVAGLVLVRQRPGSAKGVMFITIEDETGVANLVVWTKVFEKYRSAVLGGGMIGIKGRVQREGDVIHIVAHHITDLSSELAGIGNRETAFPLPHGRGDEFHHGSPAPDPRGMPKPRDMPDPYLHLDQIKVKTRDFR, from the coding sequence ATGAGCCCCATACAATATGCCGAATTGCAGACAACCAGCCATTTTTCTTTTTTATGCGGTGCCAGCAGCTGCGAGGAGCTATTCGCTCAGGCGGCGTTGATGGGAATAAAGGCACTAGGAATTGTTGATCGCAACTCGCTGGCGGGGATCGTACGCGCGCATCGCGCGGCACAAGATACAGGCATACGTCTGGTTGTGGGATGCAGGCTGGACCTTAAAGATGCTACGTCACTTTTGATCTATCCGATGGATCGTGCAGCCTATGCGCGGCTGTGCCGTCTTCTTTCTTTGGGAAAAAAGCGGGCGGGCAAAGGAAAATGCGACCTCGATTGGACGGATATTGAAGCCTATAGCGAGGGATTGATAGCGGTTCTACTACCCGATGCACCCGACGCTACATGTGCGATGCGCTTAAGGCGCGTAAATGAGATTTTTGAAGACCGCGCTTATATGGCGCTCACATTGCGGCGACGTCCCAACGACCAATTGCGTCTGTGGCGGTTGGCAGCGCTCGCAGCCGCAGCAAAAGTTTCTGCCGTAGTGACCAATGACGTCTTGTTTCACGAACCTTCGCGCCAACTTATGCAGGATGTGGTCACAGCTATTCGTCACAATACCACTGTCGATGAACTGGGCTATCGGCGCGAGCGTTTTTCTGACCGCTATCTTAAGCCTCCCGAAGAGATGCACCGATTGTTTTCTCGCTATCCGGAGGCTTTAGCGAAGACTTTGGAAATTACCGAGCGCTGCAAGTTTTCGCTCGACGAACTCACGTATCAATATCCTGAAGAACGAATTTTTCCTGAACTCTCGCCACTTGAGGCGCTCGAAAAACTGACGTGGGAGGGCGCAGCCGAGCGTTATCCTGAGGGGCTGCCGGAAAAAGTCCGGGATAGTCTTTTACACGAATTGCGATTGATTAAAAAACTCGATTACGCGCCTTATTTTCTGACGGTCAATTCGATTGTTCGCTTCGCCCGCTCCAAAGGAATTCTGTGCCAGGGCAGAGGCTCGGCGGCAAATAGTTCGGTTTGTTATGTTCTTGGCGTTACCGGCATCGATCCAGATCGCAACGATCTGTTGTTTGAACGCTTTGTTTCAGAAGAAAGGCGGGAACCGCCTGATATCGACGTCGATTTTGAGCACGAACGGCGTGAAGAAGTCATCCAATGGATTTATGAAACCTACGGGCGGGACCGTGCAGCACTTTGTTCAACCGTAATTCGTTATCGCGCAAAGGGTGCACTTCGGGATGTCGGTAAGGCGCTGGGCTTACCGGAGGATTTAACGAAGTCTCTTTCTTCGCAGGTTTGGGGATGGTCGGAGGGTGTGGAAGCGAGACACGCGGAAGGCCTCAATCTAAATCTTTGCGACCGTCGTCTGCGGCTCGCCTTAGAACTTTCAAATCAGCTTGTCGGCACGCCGCGTCATCTTTCCCAACATCCTGGCGGGTTCGTGCTCACCCGGGACCGGCTTGATGAACTTGTTCCCATCGAACCCGCGGCCATGGAAGACCGCGCGGTGATCGAGTGGGACAAGGACGACATTGATGTTTTAAAGTTTATGAAAGTCGATGTATTGGCGCTTGGCATGCTGTCTTGCATGCGTCGAGCATTCGATCTGCTTGCTCAATACAAGGACATCAGGCTCGAGCTCGCCTCTATTCCTTCCGAGGATCCTCGCACCTACGCGATGATAAGACGGGCCGATACGCTCGGGACGTTTCAGATTGAATCCCGGGCCCAGATGGCAATGTTACCGCGCATGAAGCCGCGTACTTTCTATGATTTGGTGATTGAGGTCGCGATTGTGCGCCCAGGTCCGATCCAGGGGGACATGGTCCATCCCTATCTTAAGCGTCGCGAAGGCAAGGAAGAGATTGTCTATCCGCGACCTGAGTTGGAGGCCGTCCTGGGCAAGACGTTAGGCGTGCCTTTGTTTCAAGAACAAGCCATGCGCGTTGCGATTGAATGCGCGGGGTTCTCGGCGGGTGAAGCTGATATGTTGCGTCGCGCAATGGCGACATTCAAGCACACTGGCGGTGTATCGAAATTCGGAGAAAAGCTGATCGAAGGCATGGTGGCCAACGGCTATGAGCGTGACTTTGCGACAAAAACTTTCAAGCAACTTGAGGGTTTTGGCTCATATGGCTTTCCTGAAAGCCATGCGGCGAGTTTCGCATTGATCGCTTACGCAAGTAGCTGGATCAAATGTTGGCATCCTGACGTTTTCTGCGCTGCACTTTTAAACGCGCAACCGATGGGATTTTACGCACCAGCCCAAATTGTCCGCGATGCACAAGCGCACGGCGTTGAGATTCGTCCCGTTTGCATCAACGCTTCGCGATGGGACACGACACTTGAACCTATTAATGGCGACGAAAGCAGATTTGCAGTCCGTCTGGGACTGCGCATGGTCAAGGGTTTAGGGAACGCGCAGGCCGCTCGACTGATAGCTTCTCGCGGCGATACCCCTTATGCATCAGTCGATGATTTATGGCGTCGGGCAGAAATTCCAGCATCTGCATTAAATGACTTGGCAGAAGCGGATGCATTCAGACCATCGCTTGGCCTTCAAAGACGTGACGTTATCTGGGCGATGAAGGCGCTTAGGGACGAGCCTTTGCCATTGTTTTCAGCGGCAGCTGCCCGTGAGCGCGTCATCGTTACCGAACAAGTTGAACCGGCGGTGCCTTTACGACCAATGACAGCTGGAAGTGAGGTTGTGGCGGACTATTCTCATGTCGGGCTTACATTACGTCAGCATCCCTTAGCCTTTCTCCGGTCAGATCTGACGCGTCGACGCGTATCCACCTGCGCGAGTGCCAATGCGATGCGGGATCGGAGCCCAGTGAAAGTTGCAGGTCTGGTTTTAGTGCGGCAGAGGCCGGGATCGGCCAAGGGCGTGATGTTTATTACAATCGAGGATGAAACAGGTGTCGCCAATCTCGTCGTATGGACAAAAGTGTTTGAAAAATACCGGAGTGCGGTGCTCGGTGGTGGAATGATCGGCATAAAAGGGCGCGTTCAACGTGAAGGTGACGTCATTCATATAGTCGCGCATCATATAACGGATCTTTCATCCGAACTCGCTGGCATCGGCAACCGGGAAACTGCATTTCCTTTGCCTCATGGAAGAGGCGACGAGTTTCATCATGGCTCGCCTGCGCCCGACCCGCGTGGGATGCCAAAGCCACGCGATATGCCTGATCCTTATCTTCATCTCGATCAAATCAAGGTTAAAACCCGTGATTTTCGCTAA